The Bdellovibrionales bacterium genome has a window encoding:
- a CDS encoding metallophosphoesterase codes for MRTRQILPSLIIFVSTLSLIHYFIFAITAMDLPEALHPLLIALMMAGLISIPVGLLGSHGSWRQRLRPLTYFAYFWVGFFFLTFSFVLVQAVILLFVDHEYSYWPWIAAILACIWSIFQALKPPRIVSYELDGPAAMKDLTLVQISDLHIGIPFLNTKWLAQQVSRINELRPDFVAITGDLADGPFQQVAPALEPLASLKPLQKKFYVTGNHEFIRGGDWETRLTELGFTILHNTHEIFENAGGKFLIAGVPDRVILSRGSQFESSPSKALASNESVDYKILLAHEPRSIFHLGRETCDLLLSGHTHGGQIFPFALLVRLAQPVVRGFKKMNGVLVFAHMGTGFWGPPMRWLTRSEIVVFRWRTRSF; via the coding sequence ATGCGCACTCGCCAAATCCTTCCGAGCTTAATTATTTTTGTATCTACACTCAGCCTGATCCATTATTTTATTTTCGCGATCACCGCGATGGATCTTCCCGAGGCACTTCATCCCCTGCTCATTGCGCTGATGATGGCCGGTTTGATTTCGATTCCCGTCGGTCTTCTGGGGAGCCACGGCTCATGGCGCCAGCGACTGCGCCCACTGACGTATTTTGCTTATTTTTGGGTTGGATTTTTCTTTCTGACATTTTCTTTTGTATTAGTCCAAGCCGTGATTCTGCTCTTCGTCGACCATGAGTATTCTTATTGGCCTTGGATCGCGGCGATTTTGGCCTGCATTTGGTCGATTTTTCAAGCGCTAAAACCTCCCCGCATTGTCAGCTATGAGCTCGACGGGCCTGCAGCGATGAAGGATCTGACCCTCGTGCAAATTTCGGATCTTCATATAGGAATTCCTTTTTTAAATACAAAGTGGTTGGCTCAACAAGTCTCTCGCATCAACGAACTGCGACCTGATTTTGTGGCGATCACGGGCGATTTAGCCGACGGTCCTTTCCAACAAGTGGCTCCGGCACTGGAGCCGCTAGCGTCCCTAAAACCTTTGCAAAAGAAATTTTACGTCACAGGAAATCATGAATTCATTCGCGGAGGCGATTGGGAAACACGTTTAACGGAGTTAGGATTTACCATCCTCCATAATACTCACGAAATTTTCGAAAACGCGGGGGGAAAATTTTTGATCGCTGGCGTTCCGGATCGTGTGATACTGAGTCGCGGCTCACAGTTTGAGTCCTCACCGTCAAAAGCTTTGGCCTCTAACGAAAGCGTCGACTACAAAATTTTACTGGCGCACGAGCCTAGATCTATTTTTCATTTGGGTCGGGAGACCTGTGATCTCTTGCTCTCCGGCCACACCCACGGTGGACAAATTTTTCCATTTGCTCTGCTCGTACGTTTGGCACAACCTGTGGTTCGAGGATTTAAGAAAATGAATGGAGTCTTGGTGTTTGCCCATATGGGTACCGGATTTTGGGGACCGCCCATGCGCTGGCTCACACGCTCAGAGATTGTGGTCTTTCGCTGGCGAACTCGATCATTCTAA
- a CDS encoding organic hydroperoxide resistance protein — MTKPEKILYTATAKSTGGRDGTSASDDGRLSVTLSTPKSLGGNDGPGTNPEQMFAAGYSACFIGAMKFVAMTNKIKLPDGFFVEAKVGIGPIPGGFGLKVDMNVSLKGMSSEQANDIVQKAHGVCPYSNATRNNIEVNFNVHT; from the coding sequence ATGACAAAACCCGAAAAAATTCTTTATACGGCGACCGCGAAATCCACGGGAGGGCGCGATGGTACATCAGCATCTGACGACGGACGCTTGTCTGTCACCTTATCAACACCTAAATCCCTCGGGGGCAATGACGGGCCAGGGACAAATCCCGAGCAAATGTTTGCGGCAGGATACTCCGCATGTTTTATCGGAGCGATGAAGTTCGTAGCGATGACCAATAAAATTAAACTTCCCGACGGCTTTTTTGTCGAAGCGAAAGTGGGTATCGGTCCTATTCCAGGAGGCTTTGGTCTTAAAGTGGATATGAATGTTTCCCTTAAAGGCATGTCATCGGAGCAAGCGAACGACATTGTCCAAAAAGCGCACGGCGTGTGCCCCTACTCCAACGCCACTCGAAATAACATCGAAGTAAATTTTAACGTCCATACTTAA